The Triticum urartu cultivar G1812 chromosome 5, Tu2.1, whole genome shotgun sequence genome contains the following window.
tatcacaacgatctcttcTTGTAGCCTTCagagctgcttcacactgatcgactttcaagagatgacatcgaaaaagttgcagagaccaataagcgtgtcacagacgtgcttgtccattatatccctctaagggcaacaggtagtatctgcgtcatcatcacatgacagtcatgggacTTCATCCCGTTGAACCTTTTCTTCTTCGTGTCTAGATATCTGcttatcttgccacagtaaccggaactaactttgatTCCGGTAAGGCACTTTAAGAATTGATCGATCTCAGCcagacttaaggtgaagcaagaagggggaaataatcctcttcctttacttttttgcccttcttctcccgcgcctctgtctccgtctctgtctcctttgacattttacggggcggcatgtgcagatctGCCCTGATCTCCAAATCTGGCAAGTCTTTTCTTACCTTCGacccatccttggtcttatctggcatgttcatcagtgtcgcaagcaagctctcaaggacattcttacatATATGCATTTaatcaaggcaatgaggtgtgtcgagtttgtgccagtactacaagtcccagaaaacagacctcgtcttccataccttcagcagcggctctggcgcctttttcATCGTCTTTCCCGGCACGGGGCACTATTCccagtttttcaacagctcatcaaTTTTGGCGCCGCCCCGCTTACGCGGAGGTCCTCAGTGCTCAGCCTCACCATTAAATAGATCTCGAGCCATCTTTGCCCCATGTACACAATTTACCCAGAgccgccatctttccttgacgttagctgctgagacgtCGTATCATCAATGCATcgcgtgcatccgcaatatccatggcacacctggtctccgacatatccgtaaccgagatagtcatgCACCGTCATGATCAACGCGGCTCTCATATAGAAATACTCacctttgctggcgtcccatgtcttggccagtgttttccataacgtgtctaactcctcttgaagtagcccAAATACagattaatattatttcctggttgtttcggcccttaaatcagcatgctcatgtgtatgtacttcgacttcatgcacaaccagggggcttgtacatccatacaaacacgggccatgtgctatggttggtgttctggttgccaaaTGAATAAATGCCATCGGTACACGCatgatgttccttgcatcacatgcGAAATACCGATATTCGTCGTTGaacgctctccactggcttccatccacgatgtgtctcagcttcggatcatctccatcgtcgggcttcttcctctccgcgtgccagcgcatGAACTTTTCTTACTTGGGATCTACGAAATACCGCTGGAGAcgggagtgatcggtaagtaccatacaactttctggggagatttcttcccggccttcttgtatcgagaagcattgcacaccggacagCTAGTTTTTCAAcgtgctccttccgataaattatgcaatcattgatgcatgcatggtatctaacatgcggcagatcaagagggcacatgatcttcttggcctcatccaCACTAGTAGGACATAGATTTTCTGCGGGAAggacatcctttaggtacttgagaagctcatcgaggctagtgtcggtccatttgtttttagcatTCGTCTTCAGGAGTtcgagcgtgaaactcaagcgggtcacctcaggattgcaaccatgatacaatggagtgttcgagtctaaCACCAGTTGCTGCAGcttggcctcctctctagaagcagctctgtcagtactcgtctccttgcgaagcagtgcttgaacatgagggtcccgcatgattgaacttagtaccgacgaaTTCTGCAGCGTGGACTCCATGTtttctccgccgccatgtccggccccttctcctcCACCATGTTCGGCCTCTTCCCAGCCGCCATGTTCGACCCCTTCTTcgccgccattatcgatcatctcttcgtcttgccccgtgtcttcattgcctgccccgtcggcgtcctcaacatcatcatcctcatcttcaattatccatCGAGtgtagccatccatgaaaccagtcatgagcaggtgcgccatcacacgaccatcgtcataggggtcgagccaaactcgtcctttgcatcttcgacacggacataaaacctctgttaggttattttctttcatgtcctgcaccgcTGACCGCAACCACCcgtccaccatcgttccactgaccatcatgaacgcctgcacggtaataataaacaaattgattataaaaatgcatgcatgcatcaaagtcatacaaaaaatcggcatgaccttccctaaaaataggacatatggagtttGCTCGGAATTGgccgaaacggaaataaatcgacatttcggcaaaacataggcaactcacaAGCACAATTCGGCGTaaactcatgccacacacacaacTTCCATCATAtcgcacacacatacacatatttCCATTCTTGCAAAAGCATAAATTTTTAATCACATGTCTCGAGATCAAGcacggtgatgatgatgtcgATAGGTGTCACCACACACACCTATGGAATGATCAAAAGTGGACAAAGTTCTTCTTGACAAGGCTAGATCTAGTTAGGGAGGTACATAGGTCACTTCACTAAATGCTAgatctacctagctagctagtTTGGGAGGAGACAAGTTTAACTAGTGGAAGggaaagaaaaaagagaaaggagatgcattaatggaggtggtgtagttagctgggagtaataaagagagagagaaagataggtagaagaagaagagtaatggggggagaagtaGTAAGGAAGAAGCAaaatgagggagagaggaggtggGAGCTAGGGGAAAGTGAAGGAAGAGATGATGGGGGGAGGAAAAAGGTGGTATGGCTGCGGTTTAGTAGTAGCGTTGGGCGCAATACGCGCTGCTGCTAATAAGATAgcagacgcgctactgctaagcggGGCCCGCCATGTGACCAGGTtcaaaattagcagtagcgaccTACAAAAAAAGCACGCTACTACTATTACATTAGCATTAGCGCGGTTAATGTGCTCACGCTACTACTAAACCTAGCATGGCGGGAACGGTCGGTCAATTTTAGTAGCAGCGTGGTTCTACCGAGCCGTGCTACTGCTATGTTGGTAGCAGTAGCGTCTGTTTGTGACCCGcactactgctaattagcagtagcgccccTTCCTGTCCCGCGCTGCTGCtcagattctgtgtataaggtttctCCTAGTAGTGCACCTCTAGCTCGAGGTAATACCGAGCAGCCTGAGGTTGCTCATGCTGAAGCGATGATGAATATCTCCCTTGAACCGTAGACACTCATCGGGCTCTGCCGCGGTGATGACCAGGTCAATGATGTAGATGCCAACGACGAGTAGCGTGTTCGCGGTACCTTGTAAGTACATGATAATCACCAAGTGCAAGGAATTGTCGTTGCCAGAGCATACACGCTTGAGGTCGGGATGAAGATCGAGGTGTACATTCTTGGCCAACCCGATCTTGATATTTTTCCTAATTGTCACGtgcttcccccccccccccccccataaGTGTTTATGACCATTTATATTACTTGCTATAACTAATCTTGCACACATATAATTTTGACAGATTACTTCACTGGGTGCCAAGAAACTCATAGGATTGTAGACAGGAGACATGTCACTATACGTACTACTCTTTCTTAGCAAGAGATCGACCAGCTCGTAGGCTTTGTGGACAACATTCAGACACTTGTTGAGGTGTGCAATGTTGCCCCTTATGATCAATCATCCGTGTCATTCATGCACAGCTTGAACGAGAGCAATATTGAGAAGCCACTCCTAGTAAGAGTTGTATTTAATGTCTAATTTTTCATGTACTATTTGTAAATTGAATAGATTGTGTGTGCTATACATATACCTATATGTTCTTACTAATTGTGCTCTTGCAACAGAAACTTCCAAGACGTGGGGTGCCTGAGCAAATGCAGGCTCAACGTAGTTGCAACATGAGAGTCCTTGTATACGACAAGACTGACATATCATCCACCTACTCGACTTCATCAGAAGACTGGCACCTCATTTTCAATGGGTGGAAAGATCTCTTTGACATCTATACAATAGAAGTTGGAGACAAGATCATCGCCCTGCTCCACCATGGACATGCAGGCCTAGTCCCCTTCCCGCATACTGTCGTTAAGGGTGCTGAAGAGTATGTGTTTGAGAGTCTTTTAAGTACATTGTTAAGTGGACTTTTGTTTGGAATTGTTACGTGGCATTTTGTTTGGAATTAAGTACCATGTTTGGAATTGCTATGATGCACAAACTATGGTTGTTAAGTGTGTTGAACAATGTTTGTTTAGATTATGAAGTTTTAAACTTCACATTAGTTTTGGGTAGCCCAAAATGGTGTCATGGCAGCATATATAACGATCCCTTTTGCCTAGAAAATGTTGCCATGGCACCATCTTGGGCTACAAAATGTTTTGCATGGCAACATATCATATTTTTACCATTGATTACAAAATGCTGATAAATAAATAAATTTATACTAGCAGTGCTTGGCTACTAGGCGCGCCATTGCCAAAATTAGTAGCGCTCAAGCTTCCATGCACGCCCCTGGCCTACATCATGTTAGTGGTGTTCACTACACTTGCCACTGGTCTACATCTTATTAGCGGTGAACAGTCCACACACGGTTGTAGTTCAGTTACTGGCAATGTTCAACGCCCGCGCCGCTAGTAACAACTTGCCAGCGGCGTATGAGCTGGGCACCGCTAGTTAAGCACGCTGCTAACTAGGGAGTCCAACACTGGTATAAATCCAAGCACATGTGCGAAAAAATTATGAAGGAAAAAATATAGATCATTCCGTATACATTCCATTTGAGATATGTCCGAATAACAAGGATCATAGTAAGAAATTAGATTAAACAAACTAAATGTGCATGAAACTTAAACATGATTCTCATCATATCTTTTCATAGTTTCTTCCCTTGAGATCTAAACGAACACGTGAACAACAAAGAGATCACTGTAACAAATATAGATTAAACAACCAAAATGCTACCATGAAGCTTAAATGCAGTTGATACTTATTGTATCTCCACCTAGTTTTACTTTGATGTGGATCAAATAAAGCTATAGGTTGCATTGTGTACCCTCCACTGATAAGAGCGTCAAGGTTGGCTCCAAATTGTGAAGATTCCCTTTGATGTGATTTTTTTTTATAATGGCAAACACCTAACATCTGTGTTTGAGGCCCTTTTTGAATAAGAGGATTCATGGAGAGTGAGTAGTACAATATTGCAATACAAAGAAAAAATCCATATAATTGTTGTTTGAATCATATGATTAATTACATTGAAGGAATTTCAGTGGAAGAAACCAAACGTGAGCTCAAGTCTGGTGTCTAAAATTTCATCTAGGAGTTCCAGTTATACACATTATCCATTTATCTCACCCTCTATTTCTAATCCCAAAAAAAAACTCATCATAACGTTCCCCATTTTTCTGCGCATGAGGCCACGGATTTTAAGAAATTCTTGTTGTTTTATTTTATATGAGATTTAGCAAGTCATGGCATTTCAATCCTATGTTACTATCATTTCGTATTTAATTTCtcttgtaggagtactagcataTAACGAATGTGAGTGTCATCTTGCACATTTGGGCAACAATTTGAATCTATTCTTTGTCCTTCAGCCTTGATGTCTTCTCGGAATAAGAGTATCTTTAGCAGACCCCGTATAAATAGTCAAACCTGTAAAATAACCTTTTTTTTGCAGTTTCAGTTGAAAAAACAAGCCAGAATAGACCCTGCAGAATCGTCTGATCCTTAAAAAATTTTAAGAGGCCTTGTAAACACGAACATGAAaccctcatatatatatatatatatatatatatatatatatatatatatatatagttttgAGGGCAACTTTACCAGGGCCTCCATACCGGTCAACGTTAGCGGTTGAGGAATCTTTGCCCCCGCCAACACCATGAAACTCGCCTGGCCGCCCGACCGCCGTGCCCATCCGCCCCGACCACCGTGCTCGCCCGCCGGCCGTCCGATAGCCGGCCGCCGCGGCTCCCGAACGGAGCTAGCCAGCTCAATCGATTCGaagagctagctagctagctcgaTGCACGGGCCATTCGATCCAACCGCCGCTTGCGCCGCTCCGGTAGCCCTAGCCTCCGTGCGTGCCGCGCTCGCCCCGGCCGCCCTGGCCTTCACCCGTGCCGCGCTCGCCTTGCGTTTTCTCTCGCCCGTCTATCCGCCGGATTGACGCGAGGAAGAGGACGACTAAAAAAAAAGAGCTAGCTTTGGGTCTGTTCGGTATATTCAAAGAATATTTTTTTTTACAGGTTGATTATACGGAGTCTGAGTCTATCCTCGCCCGCGTCGGCGTGCATATACCCTTTTCCACGAACTGTAAAAGACTTATACGGGTCGGGATTTTGcagggtctgctagagatgctctaaagGACCTACGTATGGATTTCAGAAGGCAAGATCTTGCATGAAATTTCACTATGTTGCTCTTTAGATTTTAGGATATGTTATATTTGAAAATTCCTAATATGAATTTTGTTTCTCCATTTTGGGGATCCCTTACCCAAACATTTGCTCAAACCTCATGTTTTTATATTGTTTTAGTAGTCCAACACAGCATGTCAACTTCTCTGTTTCTAATCAAGAAATACAATCCTGCAAGATAACTTAGCCTACATTAACAAACATGGTTGCTTCTTTTTCTGCTGCTTCAATAATATATATACTAATAATAATATAATGAGTAGATAGCAGAGCTAATTTAATACTGCATATTAACACTAAGTACCGAGTTTTTACAACCAAGATCATCTGGTAAACTAGTGTCACCCGCTAATATCATACAACAGAATGGGTGGCAATTCTGTTCCGATTATCTTGCACGCTCCTAGCAGTTGATGCCACACATTTGGATATCTGGCCCAGTGACTCTTGTGGTGAACGGGTCAATGCGAACCCACAGCAAGGAGAAGATGGATGCAAGAAGTATGGCCCAGACGACAACGATGGTCGGCGTGCGGTTCTGCCGTCCCATGAGCCCCTTGAGGAATGGGTACAAGTGGATAATCACCCAGAAGGCAAAGAAGAGCTTCCCGAAAAGTGGGCCCCATGACTGATAGCCGCTGTTGATCGCGTAGGAGGTACCAGCCACAACTCCGACAAGGTTGATGATCAAGATAGTTGTTGGTGGGATCAGAAGAGTCGTCCACTTGAACATGTAGAGCTCGGCAAAATCATTATCTTCATCGGATGCTTTTGAAGTGACAGTGAAGCTGGTGTCGATACCCGCAAGTACCTTCAGGAGACCTTGGAAGACAGCAAATAGATGTGCAGAAATGCCTCCGATGACCCAGAACTGTTCATTCCTCCACCACTCGTCGATGCCAACACCACTCCACCTCATCTCAAGGATACCAGTGGCGAAGATCGAAATAAAGAGAGAGATAAACCAAATACTGGCAATGTTGCTAATCTGCATTTCAATATGTAGTGAGTATAAATATTTTTGCAGTTTTGTACACGCAAGAGCAAAGACTGAGCCGGGTTTTACCTGTGGGATGATGAACTTTCCCGTGAGAAGACAAACAGCTGGTAATATGCAGTATATGAGGAGCGGTATTGATGTGAGTGGGTAGATAGTGGTGTTGATGTAAGCAAATCTCTCCAGGAATTTAAGCCGTCCGCCATAGCCATACCATATGGGACAATGCCTACtgaaaagaatttccaccgaacCAAGCGCCCACCGAAGCACTTGGTTCAGACGATCTGAAAGGTTGATGGGGGCAGACCCCTTGAAAGCTGGTCGCTTAGGCATGCAGTAGATTGACCGCCAGCCGCGTGCATGCATCTTGAACCCGGTAAGAATATCTTCTGTAACAGAACCATAGATCCAACCAATCTGCAAAACACAACAGGAAGATTACAGATACGAAGCAAAAAAAAACAGGTTTGAAGCCAACAATAAATGGATCATCTCAGAGATACGACCACAAAGAACATTCATGAATTTAGATTTAGTTTCTTCTAACGAGCTCACATGTGAAACCTTTAGTTCTGTAAACCAGAACAAGAAACTTGACTTGATCATCAAAAAAAAATTGGAACACCAGTTGATATAAGAAAAATGCTGGTATTATAGAGTGTACAACTTAATTACCTCCCTTCCCCAGTCACTTCTGTCCTCATAACCACAGCTGATGACATGGATTGCTTCTTTCAGAAGAGACTCTGGAGTTGCAGACTGGGGAACACCACCGTACTCCATTAGAGTGGAGGCTACGAAAACACTGGACTGGCCAAATCTCTTCTCCAGGCTCATTTGAGACATAAGAAGTGATTTCTCGTCGTCAAATCCAGAACCTATTATACGAATAGCACTCAGGTAAGAAAGATATGTAGCCCTGTCCTACCTACCCTAGTCAAAAAAAAAAGCTACGCTGACTAGCGACTACAGACAAAACAAATTGAGCAACGGTTGTTATAGAGCCCAAAGATACCTTCGATACCCTCCTCTATATCTTCAAGATTGAACACTGGCACGGAACCGTCCGCATGCTTATCTGACTTCTTACTTCCTGTGCTCTTCGATTTTGAGGTTCTACCCCCACAAAGCTTAGAGAATAAACCTGACTCCTTGTTCTTCATGGGGGGTTCATAACCATATAAAGCTGTTCTGTTGAACACACAACCAGTCCCCACATAAACTGGTCCTTGGATGCCATCGAGACCCCTCAAGTTAATCTGCAGCAAACAGATACAGGTAAGTTACAGATCATTGCCAAACAAATTTTAAGAAAAAGCTCATCCAGCAACAATATTAACAACAGTGGTTCATTAAAACTACTTGGTGCCAGTGAGATAAGAAAGTGATAAGCACAAGAACTTACATCAAAAAATACGGTGTTCCTGTTTGCATATCTATCATTCGTATCAATTCCATCGAACCTCTGAGGAAACTGGACATAACAGATTTTCCTCCCTAGATTAGGGTCCATAAGAAAGCACATAGCCTCTCTTAGAGCGCTGCTATTGTTGATGTAGTGATCACAATCAAGATTCAACATGTACTGCCCATTAGTAAGGACAGCTGATACACGAACCTGCAGAAAGCATTCCACTTCCATTACACCCAGGTAATCAAAGTATATAAGGCAACTTACGACTTCGGTGTTTAACTACTCACAAGTGCATTCATGGCACCAGCTTTCTTGTGGTGCTGGAATCCAGCACGTTTCTCACGAGACACATAAACCAAACGGGGAAGCTCATTGCCGTCACTATCAAGGCCTCCACTATGACCAAGGAAAACCTGAACATGACCAGAAACTTAAGTTAGAAAATGGTTACCGTAATAACCAGTCCTGCTGGCAGATCCAGCTCTTAATCAAGTAACCTGACCTGAAGCATTCCAGGATGGTCCCTGGTATTGTTCCCAGGCCAAGGTGTGCCATCTTGCATGATCCATCCTTCCTCAGGAACTTTCTCGGCCTTGGCTACAAGGCTATTAACACGAACTTTGAACTCTTCATATTCTCTCTGTGGAGTTTAATAGAAATTAATGTCCTCAAACAGAAACTGGAACAACCAACAAATATACACTAATAAACCAAAATCTACCTTCATGGCTCGACGATCTTTAACGAATGAAGTCTGAACTTTGTCTTTCAAGAAATCAATTTTCTGAGCAAAGTACCACTCTGGTGCTCTGGGTTCTATGTTATACTTTTTACAAAACGGTACCCATTTTCTAGCAAACTCTGAAGTCTCAGCAAGTGCATCAAAGGTAAGCATCGCAGCTCCATCATCAGATACATAGCAAGATACTTTGTCAACAGGGTAGTCCACAGCAAGGATAGAAAGCACAGTATTTGCAGTGACAAGAGGAGGCTCCTTCATAGGATCCACAGTACTGACAAAAATGTCAACAGGAGCCAACTGAGACAACTCACCATCCCGGTCATACCTGATAGTGCAAGTGATATACTGTCAGTACTATGTCAGTATAAACATTTCTATTAGCACTAGATTTTGCACATCACCTTAAAGCCAGCCTATCAAGGTAAGTTTCACGATTGACTGGAGACCACTTGGGGAACT
Protein-coding sequences here:
- the LOC125511073 gene encoding probable cellulose synthase A catalytic subunit 2 [UDP-forming] → MAGGGDAAKSGTGRHVGGQVCQICGDGVGAAANGELFAACDVCAFPVCRPCYEYERKEGTQACPQCKTKYKRHKGSPPARGDESEDDASDFNYPASGNQDQKNKIPEKMLTWRRNSGASDDIGLTKFGSGDIGLHKYDSGEIPHGYIPRFSHSQVSGEISGASPDHMMSPAGNVGKRGHPFAYVNHSPNPSREFSGSLGNVAWKERVDGWKMKDKGAIPMTNGTSIAPSEGRGNGDIDACTDYGMEDPLLNDETRQPLSRKVPIPSSRINPYRMVIVLRLIVLCIFLHYRITNPVRNAYPLWLLSVICEIWFAFSWILDQFPKWSPVNRETYLDRLALRYDRDGELSQLAPVDIFVSTVDPMKEPPLVTANTVLSILAVDYPVDKVSCYVSDDGAAMLTFDALAETSEFARKWVPFCKKYNIEPRAPEWYFAQKIDFLKDKVQTSFVKDRRAMKREYEEFKVRVNSLVAKAEKVPEEGWIMQDGTPWPGNNTRDHPGMLQVFLGHSGGLDSDGNELPRLVYVSREKRAGFQHHKKAGAMNALVRVSAVLTNGQYMLNLDCDHYINNSSALREAMCFLMDPNLGRKICYVQFPQRFDGIDTNDRYANRNTVFFDINLRGLDGIQGPVYVGTGCVFNRTALYGYEPPMKNKESGLFSKLCGGRTSKSKSTGSKKSDKHADGSVPVFNLEDIEEGIEGSGFDDEKSLLMSQMSLEKRFGQSSVFVASTLMEYGGVPQSATPESLLKEAIHVISCGYEDRSDWGREIGWIYGSVTEDILTGFKMHARGWRSIYCMPKRPAFKGSAPINLSDRLNQVLRWALGSVEILFSRHCPIWYGYGGRLKFLERFAYINTTIYPLTSIPLLIYCILPAVCLLTGKFIIPQISNIASIWFISLFISIFATGILEMRWSGVGIDEWWRNEQFWVIGGISAHLFAVFQGLLKVLAGIDTSFTVTSKASDEDNDFAELYMFKWTTLLIPPTTILIINLVGVVAGTSYAINSGYQSWGPLFGKLFFAFWVIIHLYPFLKGLMGRQNRTPTIVVVWAILLASIFSLLWVRIDPFTTRVTGPDIQMCGINC